The genomic segment ccttcctttgATTCTTGATCACCCTCTCTGACATTTCTCCTTAGAATTTGtttgtatggttttttttttcttttttcttgagaTGGTGAATTGAAAAGGGTAATGGTGGAGGAATTATTAGCTTCACATTGTGGGTTTTTCTTGGTTCCTCAGGTGTTTTCTTAGATCTGAGGTTCgattctttttataaaaaaaaacttttgtaattgtctgtgtgtgtgtgtcatcatcatcaaaacgtTTTTGTGCTCCGGTCTGGGTGTGTGTTGTTaagtttctgaagaagaagaagaagaagaagaagaaaaggtggaGACAATGAGCGCATCAAGGTTCATAAAGTGCGTCACCGTTGGTGATGGCGCTGTTGGTAAAACCTGTTTGCTGATTTCTTATACCAGCAACACCTTCCCCACGGTACTTCTTTTcccatttgtttgtttcatcattgtcaattttgttttcttttttcttgattcatccatttatatatatacattacacCACATTCTTGTTAAAAATTGGACACAGGATTACGTTCCGACTGTGTTCGATAACTTCAGTGCCAATGTGGTTGTTAATGGTGCCACTGTCAATCTCGGATTGTGGGATACTGCaggtttttttaataaatgtggtTGCTTTTTGTGTTCGTTTGATAAATCAGTCAGAGAGGGactctttaaaaagttttgttcttttatgaTATGATAACAGGGCAGGAGGACTATAACAGATTAAGACCTTTGAGTTACCGTGGTGCTGATGTTTTCATTCTTGCCTTCTCCCTCATTAGTAAGGCTAGTTATGAGAATGTTTCCAAGAAGGTTCGTTtcgaaatcttcttctttttct from the Camelina sativa cultivar DH55 chromosome 12, Cs, whole genome shotgun sequence genome contains:
- the LOC104729590 gene encoding rac-like GTP-binding protein ARAC6 — its product is MSASRFIKCVTVGDGAVGKTCLLISYTSNTFPTDYVPTVFDNFSANVVVNGATVNLGLWDTAGQEDYNRLRPLSYRGADVFILAFSLISKASYENVSKKWIPELKHYAPGVPIVLVGTKLDLRDDKQFFIDHPGAVPITTVQGEELKKLIGAPAYIECSSKSQENVKGVFDAAIRVVLQPPKTKKKKNKAQKACSIL